Sequence from the Verrucomicrobiia bacterium genome:
GTGTTGGGGAGGGGCGGGTGAAAATGGACGGAATGATCGTGCATATGCACGAAGTTTGAGTTGGTGGAGAGGAGGGGACGTGTGGGAGTTGGAGTTGGGGTTGATGAGAGGCAGGGGCGCGGTGTGGGGAGGGGGTGGGTGAAAATGGACGGAATTATCGTGCATATGCACGAAGTTTGCGTTGGTGAGGTTGAGGCCGTGGAGGAGGGCGGAGAGGAGGCTACAGGAGCAGGGCGGTGAGGCCGCCGAGGAGGGCGGTGAGCCAGAGGAGGGCGACGGCCCGGGGGCGGGAGAGTCCGGCGCGGACGAGGCGGTGGGAGAGGTGGTTGGTGTCCCCGATCCAGGGAGGGCGTCCGGCGCGGAGCCGGATCCAGACGACGCTGGCGAGATCCACGAGGGGGACGATGAGGACGAGGAGCGGGCTGAGGACGGCCCAGGGGTTGGGACGTTCGGGCGAATGGAAGGTGGGGAGGATGGCAAGGACGGCGAGGAGGAAGCCGGTGACGTGGCTGCCGGCATCGCCAAGGAAGGCGGAGGCACGGGGAAAGTTCCAGGGGAGGAAACCGAGCAGGGCGCCGGCGACGAGGAGGGCGATGGCGGCGACGAGGTATTGTCCCTGGCGAACGGCGGCGAGGGCGAAGAAGGCGGCGGCGATGGCCCCGATGCCGGCGCAGAGGCCGTTCATGTTGTCGAGGAAGTTGAGGGCATTGGTGATGCCGACGATCCAGAGGACGGTGACGAGGTAGCTGAAGGCGACGCTGGGGACGAAGAGGGTGACGCGGATGCCGGCGGCGGCGACGAGGAGGGCGATGAGGATCTGGGCGGAGAACTTGGGGAGGGGGCCGAGTTCATGGCGGTCATCGAGCCAGCCGAGGAGGGTCATGGCGAGGAGACCGAGGAGGATGGCCCCGAGCTGCCAGCGACGGGCGCCGAACCCGTAGTTGAGACGTTCGATGTCGTCGGGACCGAGTCCGGGGAGGGGGGTGCCGGCGGCGGCGAGGAGGAGGAGGGCAGCGGCCAGGAGGAGGGGCAGGAGGATGCCGGTCATGACGGCGAGTCCCCCGGCGAGGGGGATGGG
This genomic interval carries:
- a CDS encoding undecaprenyl/decaprenyl-phosphate alpha-N-acetylglucosaminyl 1-phosphate transferase codes for the protein MTFPFSLYLASLLGAFLASCLTLPAWRRWCLRAGHVDDPGARKIHGEPIPLAGGLAVMTGILLPLLLAAALLLLAAAGTPLPGLGPDDIERLNYGFGARRWQLGAILLGLLAMTLLGWLDDRHELGPLPKFSAQILIALLVAAAGIRVTLFVPSVAFSYLVTVLWIVGITNALNFLDNMNGLCAGIGAIAAAFFALAAVRQGQYLVAAIALLVAGALLGFLPWNFPRASAFLGDAGSHVTGFLLAVLAILPTFHSPERPNPWAVLSPLLVLIVPLVDLASVVWIRLRAGRPPWIGDTNHLSHRLVRAGLSRPRAVALLWLTALLGGLTALLL